The nucleotide window TCtcgggccggagctgcagccctcgCTCCCCGCGCCCCACGGGCACGGACGTGCTCCCCTTCGGCACCACTTTGTTTCCTGGCAGTTTTCAGCCCAGCCTCGCCATCCCTGTGGATGCAGGGAGAGCCTGCCCCGTGGCAGGGCGGCACGGCGCAGTGGTGATGGGCTCTGTGGCAGCCTCGTGCTGGGAAACCCACCCAGGAACCAAAATCCACTGGGAATTTCACCGGGCAACACCGAGACCTAAAAGCCGAGCCTGCTGCCGCTGCCCTGTACGGGGGACCAGCCTCTGCGTCCCACCAGCGCTGCCCAAAATCCTGGGGAGCGAAATCCTGCCCTGCCACGCACCCAAAAGGGGTCCCTGATGTGGGTAAGGGGGAAATCAGGGTGGGGAAGGAGCTCCAGGCAGGGCCGCAGCACGATGCAACAGCCGCCGGCCCGAGCACACAGAGGAGCCCTGGTAATCTAATCAGGGCTGAGCCGCTCCAGGTCCTGTCCAGCCTgcccttcccagcccagctcctgcagctcccgcCTGTcagccctcctctccccactgcTTTGTTTCCCGCAGCCTAATGAGGCCTTAATTCACCAGCCGTGGTCCCATAGATCTTTATTTGCCCGGGTAAGGCCGGGGCTGCGCTTCCAGGAGCGCTCTGCGCAGCGGCTGTGGGCTGAGGGAGGCAGCACAAGCACAGAGCCTCCGGCTTTAAAGCCACAAAGCCCTGACTGCGTGGCAGCCGAGCTGCAGGCGACGCTAGGCTTCGTCAATTCgggaagaggggggaaaaggaggagaaaaacagcccCAAGCACCAGGCGGGGCAGCAATTTGGAGGAATCGGGATCTCCTGCCACGCTGCATCACGCATGCACGGAGCCCGCTGGTTGCGTGCCCGTGTCCTGGGCTTCCCCCGGGATATTCGGCCACAGTTTTGCCACCAAACCTCACCGAGCGCACAGCACCACAGGGCAGAACGTGCAGCGTTGTTCAGCCTTCGGGCAGGAATCACAAACCCAGGGCGCTTTAAAGCTCCCGCCCGCCGGCTCTTCCTCAGGAGGCTGGGGGAAACCAGGCCAAAGGGGGGGAAACGAGGCCAAAAGGGGGGGAAACGAGGCCAAAAGGGGGGGGAAACGAGGCCAAAAGCTCACGGCCACAGCACCGGGCCAGGCTGCTGGCGGCCTCAAGTCAcagcagaggagaaagctgTGGAGAGCCGAAAGCAAAGCAGCTCAGCACGCAGGGAAGCGCCTCCAACAAGCGCCCTGCTTCCACCGGGCACCGCAGCGAGCGCTGGGGTCGACGCCTGCAGATTCGGGCGCCCACGCCGGAGAATTTGGGCCCCGGGGAATGCCTCGCgggtctcctgctgctggcggcCTCCTGTTGCTTCCCAAGTGGCGCCTGTGGAGCCGCGGCGCTGCCGCTCGCAGATGCTCCACGGAGGCAACCGCGAATGTGAGAAGGGCGCGAGCCAGGATCCGCGCCGCACGCCTCgcagctgccagctccagctTCGCGGCTCCCCAGCTCGTTTCCTGCCTTCCCACCACGGCTGCTCACGGCCCACGGGCACCAGGGGAAGGCTCATCCATGCAGGGCTCTGTTTCTGGCTGCCTCGGAGTCCCCAGAGCCCAGCTGAGGACTTTCTGCTCCGTGTGCTGCTCTCTCCAGGTCTCTGTGCTGGGGTCACGCAGCTCAGACTCGGCGGGGATGGATGCGGGGGCTGGAGGGCGCGGGGAGCTCTGCCCCAAAACCCACCTTGTCTATTTGGGCTCTCCTGAAAAGCCACCACCAACCTCTCCCTCCTCGCTCTCAGGGGACATCCCCTCACCACCAGTGGGTGTTGCCTTCAGCCTGACCCCGTGGGACCCCCGCGAGGGCTGCCACTGGCCCAGGTGGCCACGAGCCCTTGCCGGAGCCCACTccatccctcccagctcctcctgctttcTGCCGAGCCCACCCGGCACCAGAGCACGAGATGCGGGGCCAGCAGTCGCCACCGCCTGCACGCACGGGAGGCGCACAGCACGCTCAGCCCCCGCCGGTGCCGGGTTGCTTCATTCAGCACCCAGATGCAGCCACGGGAGCAGAGCGGCGGCACCAAAGCGCTTGGTGCCAGCCAGCTACTACGTACCTCCGAAACCGCAGGGGGAATTTGGGCGAGCAGATTGTAATTACCTGCCTTGGCGCCGGCCCAGCACGCCAGCGCCAGCTCCTTTCCCAAAACGGTTCCGGGCGGGAGCGGCGCAGAAACGCGGTCCTGAGAGCCAGGGCCAGCACCTCGCGGCTGTGCCCTTGGTGAAAGGCAGGCCCCGTGCCCCCAGCGCCGTGCCGGGGGGAGAGCATGGCCCCGAGCTGCCTGTGCACCCCTCCAAACCCGTTAAAGCAGCGCCCGAGCCCTgcacggggagcaggggacGCTCTGCGGGCAGCCCTCTCGGGGCGGCGCACGAGGAGAGCGCCTGGCTGCGAGGCACGGCGCTGCCTCTCCACCACACGGCTCCGGGAGAGGGAAGCAGGTTTAATTACGGAGCCATCATGCTTCCCGGAGGCTGCGTGCggagggaggtggcaggggCGAGCCGGGCGGCCGTGGGGagccgcggggctgggggcacagctACGCTGCTCGCTTTTGGGAAGAGACGGCACCGGGCTGAGGTTTGGTCCGTgtggtgctggggaaggcagccccgcagctgTAGGAACACGAAGTGCTCCCCaaatccctgctctgctgctaaCACCGCGCTGCTCCGAGCTCTCCCCTctgctgggcacagcagggcACGGGGACGGCTGCTGGAGGAGCGCTGGCACCAGGGCAGATCGGGGGGCACCCCCAGGGCGACCcaccggggctgggggtgccgggggtgccGGGGGAGGCAGATCCCAGCTCACCAGCCCATCTCCCTGGGGCAAAGGGATAAAAGGGCTGCAAAAGGGCTGCGTGCCCGCCGTgcccccggggagggggctgcagctccttggTTCATCTCAGGTCACCGCTGACCCTACAGCCTGGGTTAATGCTGTCCCCAGCGCCGCGCAGAGCTCCTCTCTGCAGGCCAGAGGCGGCGGTGATGGCCTCACGGTGTCGTGTTTGGAGGCTCTGCCTTCGAGCCTgcttgccctgccctgcctgagcCCTGTCCCAGGACTCTGGCCCTGTCCCCAAGCGCTGCCAGCCCTTGGGTttgggcagcacagggagcgTGGCTCCACCCGGCACGGGGGCAGGAGGGCTGTGAGCCCCCAGCACCGCGtccccctgctgccaggagctccGGGGCTGTGAGCAGCTTGCGTGCCTTGTCCCCTTCTCCCACCTCCGCCTCCTCCATGGGGTTTTTGGGCCCGTTTGCCTGCGTTAGAGGCCTGGGGAGAAGCGCCACGGGGAGAGACCCATGGGGATGGCCACGGGTGGCCGTGCACCATGGGGGTCGCGCGCttcgcccccagccccacacctcaCCACGCCGCGCCCCCTCGTACCTTGCAGTCCCTCACGCAGGATCTGACCGAGTACTCGTCCGACTGCAGGTATTTCTCCAGCAAGAGGTCGAACTCCTCGTATTTTTCCTGAGCGTGTTGGTCCAGCCGCTGGTACGCCTGGACGCAGCTGCTGCACGCCTCCCCGCCCAgcgccccggccgccgccgccgccaccagGTCCAGCATCAGGTTGTCCAGGCTGCAGTCCAGGCTGTCGGGGCCGGCCATCTCGCGCAGCAGGTCCCAGATCGTGTAGCTATCGCAGAAGGAGAGGTTCAAGTTCCCAAAATACGCCTGCAGCAAGCTCCTGGgcgccggggccgtgcccgccAGCTGCCCGCCGGCGAACGAGCCCAGCAGGCGCTGCAGCGAGCCCAGGCGAGCGCAGGCCGAGTCCAGGTCGCCGCGGGGAGCGGGGCAAGGCccgggggccgcggggggcCGGCTGAGGTTGCCCACGAAGGcctcgcagccccccccggccccgccgtcCTCCGCCTCCCCCAGCGCCCTGGgcccgcggccccgcggccTCCCGGCGCCGCTCCGCTCCCGGGCGCGCAGCttggcggcggcggcgcagAGCCAGAGGTGGTCGGAGAGGAGCACGGTGAAGAAGAGCAGCGAGGCCAGCGACAGGCGCCATTTCTGCGCCCGCTCCGGGTCGGCCGCCGGCTTGTCGCTGCGCCGGGGGGCGCAGCacacggccccgccgcccccccggggggaCAGCCAGGCGCCGCGGATCAtggcgaggcggcggcggcgcccggcGGGCCGGGGGGACGCCGAGGGGCGCCGAGGGCCGGCCGCGAGGCCgccggtgccgccgccgccgccgcctcctccgcctctcccccccgccgccgccgccaccaccgccggcccagccccggcccccggcccgccGGCCGCGCCATGCTGcggcggggggaggcggcgcCGCTCCGCACCGGCACCGGCGGCCGGGCTCGCCGCGGGGGCAtgccccgctgcccgccccgctgccggccccgctcccggctcCGCTCCCGGCGCCGCTTCGGCTCCCGCCGCCTCACGCCGCTTTCCGCCGGCCCCGCGGCTGCCCCtgctgccgcccgccgccgggCGCCATGGGCCGCCGGCCTCACGCCGTCGCCATCTTCGGCCGCGCCGCCGGCACCTGGGGGGGCTGCGCCTGcgccaccggcaccggcaccgggaccggcaccgggaccccccggCACGCAGCGGGGGCAGCGCGGATCGGGTCGGCacggggtggcacggggtggcacgatttggcacggtttggcacggtttggcaccGGGTGGCACGGCACGGTTCCgtttggcacggtttggcacggctcggtTTGGCACGGTTGGGCATGGCACGGCTCGGTCCCGTTTGGCACGGCTCGactcggcacggcacggcacggcacggcatggcatGGTGCATGgtgcatggcacagcatggcacggtGCATGGTGCACGGTGCATGGTGCATGGTAcatggcacggcttggcacagcgCCCTTTGGCACGGCTCGactcggcacggctcggcatggcacggcatggTGCATGGCACGGCATGACACGGCATGGCACGGTGCACGGTGCATGGTGCATGGTGCATGGCACGGCTCGGTCcagtttggcacggcttggcacagcaccCTTTGGCACGGCTCGACTCGACacggcacagcatggcacggcacggcacggtgCGTGGTgcatggcacggcatggcacagcaccCTTTGGCACGGCTCGACTCGACACGGCACAGCATGACACGGCATGGCACGGTGCATGTGcatggcacggcttggcacagcaccCTTTGGCACGGCTCGACTCGAcacggcacggcatggcacggcatggtgcatggcacggcatggcacggcatggcaccGTGCATGGtgcacggcacggctcggcacagcaCCCTTTGGCACGGCTCGACTTGGCACGacacggcacggcacggcacggcacggcatggcacggcatggcacggtGCATGGTGCATGGTGcatggcatggcttggcacagcaTGGTGCATGGCACGGCTCGGTCcagtttggcacggcttggcacagcaccCTTTGGCACGGCTCGACTCGGCACGACACGGCACGacacggcatggcacggcatggcacggtGCATGGTGcatggcacggctcggcacggcaccCTTTGGCACGGCTCGAGTTGGCACGacacggcacggcacggcacggcacggcatggcacggtgcatggcacagcatggcacagcatggcacggcacggcacggtgCGTGGTGCATGGTGcatggcacggctcggctcagCCCAGCACGGTTCATGCCTGtcccggctcggcccggcccggtgcGGCCCCGCCGTGTGCCCGTGCCCGGTGCCGTGGTGCTGAAGGGACAGCTCCGCGCCTCCCTCCcgcacggcccggccccgggagccccccctgggctgcagccgggctcgggggggggcaccccgcGGGGGTCGCCGCTCGCCTCCATCCCGGACAAGGGGCCGGGAGCTCTGCACCGTGAAATCCAGCATCGGCTGCCTCGGGCTGGGCTGCCACAGGTGGGACCCCACAGATTTGGGGAATCCCCTCAGGGTGTTTTTTTGGCCCCACAGACCCGAGGGAAGTCGCCTGCAAGGGTTGAGCTGCTCCCTCCCCGAGCCTCATGCCCTCACACCCCAATCCCAGCCTGTCCGGGATGGCGCACGAGCCCCCTggctctctccttcctttccttttctcttttccttcccccttccaGGATGGGTCCTGCTGGCGGGAGggcacccaggggagcctcaGAGGATGGAATCGGCGCCTGGGTGTCCCTACAGCACACCCCGAGCCTGAGCCCCAACAGGTAGCTCCACGCTCGCTGAGGCACCGAGGTGAGAAAAGAGCTGGTGGGGAGCCAAGAGAGGCTCCACGGGCAGAAGGAACAAATGTCGAACACCGCCGGGAGTGACAGAAGCCAAACTGCACCGtgggctggaggcagagcccaggggaCAGCATCACCTCCCACCTCGGGGTCACCCTGCAGCCTggccttcctcctttttttttttttttcccttgtgcacATGGTCGTACCAAGGGTTGGGGCACCAGAGACgtaattttggaaataaatcGTGTTCCCTCAGCAGCCCCGGCACAGGCACCAACGCCCCGCTCCGTGCACGATACAGGAGCCCTGTGCCCCTTGTCTGAAGCACGCTGCTGCCGTTCCTATAAAGGGCTAACACACAGCAGCACCCCAAACCCCTACGTGCCCCATGAGATGCTGAGAGTGCCCCAGTGCCCTGGGACCAGGGCCGCACAGCCCAACCCagcgctgctcctgcctctgtgGGTCCTGCCTCCTCATTTCTTCGccgcccagccctgctgggggaTTTTCCAGCTGCTCGGGGCCGTGCTGGGAGCTGGTCCCAGCTGTGCTTGCTCAGGGCAGCGCTGCGgagcctgcccctgccccgccgGCAGCACCGAGCCCCGATAAAGCTGCTCAAACACGGCCCTGTTTGGCGAGGGGGCCGTTTCCAGGGCGCGCTGCTATGCCCCCGGTTTTCCCTGGCTGGGAAAACATTacctgctcctcccagcccttgctctttcactgaaaataaaaaaaaaaaatgctgtacaCACAGCCCCTCGCGAGCAAACGGCCCCGTTTGCTCAGCCTTCCCCGGCCTTGTCTCCGCTTTTTTTTGGCCGCCCGGCGGGCAGGGCGCTTTGTTAACATTTCTCCGACACCAGGCAGAGACACGGGGGCTCAAGAAGAGGCATCGGGGGGGGAAAAACCAGCAGGGGAGCCCCCACCAGATGAGGCCAGCGTCTTGCTGCGTGCTGCGGTGCGCAACAAGGCTCGGTTTAGCTCCCTGTGAAGGCTCTCCGTGATGTGTTTTGGGGGTCTCTTGGCATTTGGCTGGGAAAAACGAGCCATGAACTGTGGCAGGTGCCAGAGGAGACCCCCACCCCCATTACAGAGCTCGCCAGCTCCCAGCTATGGGGGATCCTGCTGGGCATCAGCGGGGTCTCCAAAGGGACACCCCCGGTTTGGGAGGGCTTCCTGCAGCCAGGATGAGGTTGCTCGACGCAGA belongs to Anas acuta chromosome 13, bAnaAcu1.1, whole genome shotgun sequence and includes:
- the NALF2 gene encoding NALCN channel auxiliary factor 2 isoform X2 translates to MIRGAWLSPRGGGGAVCCAPRRSDKPAADPERAQKWRLSLASLLFFTVLLSDHLWLCAAAAKLRARERSGAGRPRGRGPRALGEAEDGGAGGGCEAFVGNLSRPPAAPGPCPAPRGDLDSACARLGSLQRLLGSFAGGQLAGTAPAPRSLLQAYFGNLNLSFCDSYTIWDLLREMAGPDSLDCSLDNLMLDLVAAAAAGALGGEACSSCVQAYQRLDQHAQEKYEEFDLLLEKYLQSDEYSVRSCVRDCKASNAGKRAQKPHGGGGGGRRGQGTQAAHSPGAPGSRGTRCWGLTALLPPCRVEPRSLCCPNPRAGSAWGQGQSPGTGLRQGRASRLEGRASKHDTVRPSPPPLACREELCAALGTALTQAVGSAVT
- the NALF2 gene encoding NALCN channel auxiliary factor 2 isoform X1, whose translation is MIRGAWLSPRGGGGAVCCAPRRSDKPAADPERAQKWRLSLASLLFFTVLLSDHLWLCAAAAKLRARERSGAGRPRGRGPRALGEAEDGGAGGGCEAFVGNLSRPPAAPGPCPAPRGDLDSACARLGSLQRLLGSFAGGQLAGTAPAPRSLLQAYFGNLNLSFCDSYTIWDLLREMAGPDSLDCSLDNLMLDLVAAAAAGALGGEACSSCVQAYQRLDQHAQEKYEEFDLLLEKYLQSDEYSVRSCVRDCKAVYKAWLCSEYFNVTQQQCRHRIPCKQYCLEVQTRCPFVLPDNDELIYGGLPGFICTGLLETQLPEEEAKCCEVQWDSCDHPPDSNYNTSPKSTASESLHYHRHDPHLHHQRQNHYHLYHHHHQYHQYHHSPSLLPVSAGSRLGSSRLRLCVLVLMLLHTMVSFSSVHSGGGGLSLEALPALDESVARDE